A region from the Oceanidesulfovibrio marinus genome encodes:
- a CDS encoding 4Fe-4S dicluster domain-containing protein, which produces MRQMTKHQALTITPLPQDSELCELQAMLSRCMQCGTCTASCPNAQAMDLTPRQLWRLVQLGQLDRIFESRTFWMCSSCYTCWLRCPRDVEPTRAMAALKRLAGEHDRASRRKSAFYRAFAGNIRRYGRVQETALMSSYLTSLASPRRALEFTPIGMKMLGKGKLHPPSRAFAGRLELLFRKVDEMEERT; this is translated from the coding sequence ATGCGCCAGATGACGAAACACCAGGCCCTCACCATCACGCCGCTGCCGCAAGACAGCGAGCTGTGTGAGCTCCAGGCAATGCTCTCGCGCTGCATGCAGTGCGGCACGTGCACGGCCTCCTGCCCCAACGCCCAGGCCATGGACCTCACGCCGCGGCAGCTCTGGCGGCTGGTGCAGTTGGGCCAGCTGGACCGCATTTTCGAGTCCAGGACCTTCTGGATGTGCTCCTCCTGCTACACGTGCTGGCTGCGCTGCCCGCGCGATGTGGAGCCCACGCGCGCCATGGCCGCGCTCAAGCGCCTGGCCGGGGAGCACGACCGCGCATCGCGCAGGAAATCCGCCTTCTACCGCGCCTTTGCCGGCAATATCCGCCGCTACGGCCGGGTGCAGGAGACTGCGCTGATGTCGAGCTATCTCACATCCCTGGCCAGCCCGAGGCGCGCCCTGGAGTTCACCCCCATCGGCATGAAGATGCTCGGCAAGGGCAAGCTCCACCCGCCCAGCCGCGCCTTTGCCGGCAGGCTGGAGCTGCTCTTCCGCAAGGTGGACGAAATGGAGGAACGGACATGA